The genomic DNA gagaatggtgaacgccacaagacaagcttgataagttcaaagattgtaaactcaatagtaagcaatctatttgtgaaaaatcagccaaaaaagtttttcattcatcatgaaatgttttgtttttatagtataatgccaacttaaccctaaactacccatgacccaatggacttccaaacttcccaagcccattacctatgtaactacccaaagcactaattaaattaaaagaaaagatgtcacttgggctcaataaagtctagcccaatcacaaacaagctcaaaatcataaaactaaagccctaaatttgggtaaacaaaaaactatgaaatacagACTGAAATGACATATTTGGGCCTCCAAGTTAGGTGCAACCAACAAATCTAGTTGTGGTTATaaagctcgaaacgagcttcgcgttgatatattacagaccccgtaactcctcccaaatcaaaagttatggccatTCAAAGTTTGCTCGCGCataagcttgggcctgaatcaagttgatctctctggtggctccttcaagcatccaatcgtccttgagtgagctgatcttagtctccaagccctccacgagtccaactaaagcttgttgcatcttcttagctttacttctcgtaattggcccaatcgGAATATGTAGCGGATCTCCTTGATGGCTCGATGCGTCTATGATGCCTCTATCAAGAAATGTTGGTGATAAGAAATTTGCATGCCAAGAACCTTCCTAATGAAGAACAAATATTCAATGTTTTCCAGTCAAGGTGCACCATCAATGGGAAGGTATGCTTCTTGATCATTGATAATGGTAAATGTGCAAATGTTGCTTCAACCACATTAGTAAACAAGTTCAAGTTGCCTTCCATACCACATCCTTAACTCTACAAGCTACAATGGTTAAACAATGGAACTCGTCTTTAAGTAAATAGGCAAgtctttatttcattttcaattgggaagcattataatgatgagataCTTTGTGATAacgttcccatggatgcatacCATTTATGACTAGGGAggccatggcaatttgatagagaggagaagcatgatggcaagaagaataCTTTTCCTTCTAgattaagaataaaaccatCCTAGttgaaaaaatacaataatttcaaAAGCCAAAAAGACCACTTCTCTCTAAAAAttatgctctcccttctctctaaaaaaacCTCATTcccctcttcctcttccttgtaGTTTCCTTTCTTTCATTCTCGGCTGGATTGGTAACCTTCAATTACCATCCTTCAGTCCGGTGACCCTTGGTCACCGGCTCTTCCACCTTTTCCAGTTGTTGCTTAAAGctcattttctttatcaatgGCGTTTGTGTTAGAGTCTCAATTTGCTTTTATTAAAGGTGTTATTTCTAGTGTTTTACTCATGTAAGGCATTCCTGATTTCAAACTCTTTCCAGTTCTGATTATCTTGTTTTCAGTTTTCGGTTCTTTCCTTCACTTCTCTATGGTGTCTTCTTTGTTGTGGTGTTGTTGAAGTTTCCTCtcacttgaaattcaaatttggtgTTGTTTCTAGTGTTTGGCGCTCATCCCTCTTTGGTGCTTGCTACATTCTTCTTTTCCGTGGTAGAATCACCTTTCCTTTTTTTGGTAATTCTTCATCTGCTGTGCCTTGGTGTGCACTGCTTTCGCAGGCTGATAGCATAGTTTTAGTAAGTCAAAAttcatcttttgtttctttcctcTCTCTTTCCTTAAACATCCTTATACCATTTTAGTATGTCTTCTTCTGACTTGGAAAAGGCTACTGAAGCTAATTCTTTTGTTGTTGGTTCTTCGGTTTCCGCTGGAGAAGGGGTAAAGAAGTCTCCTTGGACCTCCCTTTTCTCCCCAAAGAAATCATGTACTAAGCTGAAATATTTTAAACCTAATGGTAGAGATGCTAAGGGGCATGTGTGTGTTGCTCCTCCTCAAGAAATTGTGGAAGAGGGTGCAATAAAATGGAGAACATGTGCGGTAGGCTTTTTTCTTGGCAAAAGACCGCCATTCTTGGCTGTTAAGAGAACTCTAGAGAAAATATGGGCTACTTATGGCCTTACTGAGGTTATGACTTCCGGCCAAGGAGCGTTCATTCTTAGATTCCAAGATATAGATGGAGTTTCTAAAGCGGTGGAAGAGGGACAATTAACCATTGGAGGACAGCCTtttcttgttaggaaatggactacaaacctccCCATGCTGATTaatgatgtaaagaaggtggctatttgggttagaatgtatggcattccTCTTGAGTTTTGGACTCCAAAAGGTCTTAGCTACATAGCTAGTGCTATTGGAACCCCTCTTTATGCGGATTTTATCACTGAAGGAGGGACAAGGCTGGACTTTGCAAGGATATGCATTGAGACCAAAGTGGATGCGAAATGCCTGGATTCCATTAGTTTAACTCTTCCGAATGGTGAAAGCATGGTGATAAATGTAGAGTATAGTTGGAAACCTCTAAAATGCAATGGTTGCCAATGCTTTGGACATTCCACTGCCAACTATCCTTTTGCTTCTAAGGTTGAAGGCAACTCTACATCTCGGAAACTTCTGAAGGATGAGGTTGGTACGGTAGTGTCTAAGAAACAATATGGGAAAGACAACATGATGCAAGTGGCAAAAGGATATGATAAGAAGGCCAAAGGCAAAAGTGTGGAGATACAATATCCGGGGGTAAACACTCATAAGAGTAATAGATTCTCGGTGTTAGCCCCTATTGAGTCCCATGGGCAACACAAATGGAGCATAGTGATGCATGAGGAGGGGAACTTGAAGAAATCTGTTGAAGATGTAAATTCAAAAGGAAAGGACAAGGAGAATACAACCAGCACATCCAAGAATTGTCAAGTCACGACAGTAAATGGAATTGTTCTGGTGTGTGATGGAACCTCCACAAGTGGTGTGGAGGATACGAAAAATGAGGACTCTCCAACAATAGTCCCATTTGGTGGTAAGCTAAAGTGGATGAGATGAATCTTTGGAAGAAGGATGTGGA from Mangifera indica cultivar Alphonso chromosome 16, CATAS_Mindica_2.1, whole genome shotgun sequence includes the following:
- the LOC123199640 gene encoding uncharacterized protein LOC123199640, which translates into the protein MSSSDLEKATEANSFVVGSSVSAGEGVKKSPWTSLFSPKKSCTKLKYFKPNGRDAKGHVCVAPPQEIVEEGAIKWRTCAVGFFLGKRPPFLAVKRTLEKIWATYGLTEVMTSGQGAFILRFQDIDGVSKAVEEGQLTIGGQPFLVRKWTTNLPMLINDVKKVAIWVRMYGIPLEFWTPKGLSYIASAIGTPLYADFITEGGTRLDFARICIETKVDAKCLDSISLTLPNGESMVINVEYSWKPLKCNGCQCFGHSTANYPFASKVEGNSTSRKLLKDEVGTVVSKKQYGKDNMMQVAKGYDKKAKGKSVEIQYPGVNTHKSNRFSVLAPIESHGQHKWSIVMHEEGNLKKSVEDVNSKGKDKENTTSTSKNCQVTTVNGIVLVCDGTSTSGVEDTKNEDSPTIVPFGGKLKWMR